ATGAggttgaggaggaggacgacgacgatgcTGCCATCTTGCAAGTTCTTCTGGGATTCACTCAGATCAATCCAAACCAATCCGAGCTGAATCGCTCTGCAGCCGCTTCCTGCTGATTGTGCCCAAGGAGTAAGGAGGAGCTGGAGCCATTGGACTTGATCCTGTTCCTGCTGGAGTAGCACACTGGTTCTACAAGGACAACTCCGTCGAGCGCAAGCCCAACATCAAGTCCCTCTCCTTCAACTTGGAGGACTTCACCTCCCTCTGTAAGTCTGCTTCTGCTCGAGGCCCATCGGAGACTATGGTTTGATTGATCGCTGACACCTTTGTTCTTGCGTTGTTGTGGTGGATTGGATTGGTTGTCCGTGCACTGTTCAAGAGCTCCCTTGCTCTCAGGCCCTACATCATGCACCTGGATGACATCTACAAGGGCTTCAACAACTACGAGTTTCGCGTCCCTGTATCCAGCGCCATCACTAGATGAAACCTATGAGTGGGTAACTTAATGATATTTTATTGCCCCAATCTATTACATTTTAAGAGTTTCCTGATTATGATTTGAGAAATAGAAGTGGGAATGTAGGTTGCACAGtgacattttcttttctttatcaaaCATTGGATTTGAGTATGCCCTACGCTATTCTGTCAGTTATAGTCGGCCCGATCATATAATAAAGTAAAAATCATGACTATTGATGAGCTGTAATAAAGTTACCCTGCTTATAAAATTTCACAGACTGGTCCGGTCTAGAATAAAGCAGTCACATGTACATAATTGAAGCTTTGCCATGTTGGGatttttattgtttttcaaGGTTAATTCACCTTTGTCGTAACAGTGCTTGCTTGTTAAGGGATAGAAGCTGGGGCCAGCTGGTAATTAACTTTTGACCCTTTTAGAGATGTTTGGTAATGGTAATTGACAATTGAATTTGACTGGGACCTGGAAGTTTTTTAGTCATGCTGTCATGCATTTAGGCATTCCTTTTCCCCTGTGCTGTCAATACTGTTTACCTTTTCTGGATCTGCTAAGTGATGGTACCTTAAATAGTTGAAAGTTTGCAACCACTAAGGAATTCTATGAAtcctttatttattttccttgatGAGTTCTAAACACTTCTGATTGTGCTGCTTGGTCTCTGGGCTTAAAGAGAGTCAGAAGTTACAGTCTGATTATATTTGCTACTGTCTCCATATCACATTCGTGTTTTGCTTTCCAATGTTGATATAATTATGTCTTGATTTCTTATTTGAAGTTTGCAGCTTCTATTTTAACATTTCAATACTTGTCCTTTTTGTTCTGCAGCTATGTTCCTCTCTACAATTTCAGCTACATATATATTTGATGGCTTCTCTTAAAGGTTCCGTAGACAGATAAGTTTGTTCCTTCCAATTTTCTCTTAATATGAACTACTTCGATTATTTGTTCTCAGATGTAGCCAATTCATGTGCAGTTTCGTTGACAAGACAGAGAAGTGTTATAATCAAAACATGTCTCCTGCTATTCCAAAGGATAAATGGAGGAAAGGATCTCAGGTTACCTGTTTCTCTGCTTTCTTAttcttttatatattttaaTATCTGCTGAGGGGCTGTATTTTGAGTCCGTCTACCCACTCATTTCAGTGGGTAGTACTAATCAAAAAGCAATTCATAATATGATCTTATTTTGTTTCTATTTTATAGTGGTATTTTATTTCTGTCCATACAACTATTTAGGACGTGGAGGCAATAATTCATTGTGCAGAGTGGCTCTCACTGGAGACCAAAGAATCAGGTAGCCCCTCCACTCTTGGGTATCTTGTTCAGGAATAATTCAAGAAATTTATTCTAAGATATCTGCACTCAGAAGCCTAGGATTTAATTCTCAAACTCCAATGGCAACACTATTATTTTCTCTGCACTATCAGTAATGGTGTGTTTCTTTACTGGTTTCCTGAACGCCTGAACCATGATCTTGTATTTTGTTTTTCCTGTGCTATATTACAATCTAATGCTAATTTTGGTGCATGTAAAGATGTGGCTGGTAATTCTTCAACCAAGATAGAAAAATGTCACAACTAAGAGGTTGGTCTCACTAATACAGAGTTACTTTTTTTCAATTGCATGATAAATAACTAGCCTCATATCGACATAACAATTCAACTATCTAGGTCTCTCTCACATAATAAGAAAATCGCCAGGAAGCTGCTCCTTGATGAAGGCACTGGATATGAAGATGATGGCTGCACAACTGACTACTAAGCCTAGGTATCACCTGGCTTCACTTAAAACATTAATGGAACAGGTCAATGAAATAGACTGGTTATCGGTTACTTCACTCTAATCATACTAAAGCTTTCAGCCTATATCTGTTATGAGATAAAAGTAGACATATTGACTACCCTTGGCTGTACTGGATCAAATTGTGGTATCCTTTTCTAAAGTAGGAAACTTTATATCATCTAATTTTGTGATTGCAATGGATCTTATGACTGTTAATTGTTACATATTTGAAGAGAGTCTTAACTCCAACACCAGTGTGCAATTATAAAATATCTGAGATGTTCAGCATATCATTGCTGCCTTGGCATATTTCCTCTTCAAGTACGTGTTGAAATGTTATTTTATTTCAATTGACTAAATGAGTCAACAATTGATGAGCTACATTGGAATAGTTATTTACTTTCTTCAAGTAAAGTGCAATTATTTCACTTTTCAACATAAAACAGTTATATGCTGAAGTGCAAACACTAGAATTGGAGGATCATAAGCTGGGCCCTTCCTGATTTGTTATCTGAACTTATGAAGATTTTCGTGACCTATATAGCAACTTCATTGTGATGTCACTGTAACATTCTTAGCTATACTTCCTACACATATGTCAAACAATCTCATTAACCCCTAAACAATCCTGATtcaattttgtttttgaattcttgAGCAGAGTAGAGTATGGATCTTTCGGAAAGGCATCGTCAAGTGTGATGTGTTTGTTCCTTTAACCTATGTTCTTTGGAGAGATAAACATCGGGCAGTGGGTTTGTCAAGCATTACGAACTGAACTTGCCTCTGTTCTGGACAAGCAGCTATGATGCTTGCTCCCTCTGCTTGTAACTTGAACACGAGTTTCTTTCAGCAACATTCGATTTAAATATTAAACAAATGCATATAGTTAATATGTTGATAATATGCTTGCCACAACCTATGTTCATATGTTGATGTGCTTCCTACTGGATGTGGTGTTTTCATATTGAATTCATCTTATACCATGCATACTGTTTAATATATTTTATCGTCTTATTATGGTTCTTTGCATTTGACTGTTCAAACAGTAGGGCGCGCATAGGGCGCCCATCGCGCGCCGAATGTTCTAGTTCTATTAATTTACCCATTTCCTTCTATTTTTTCCTTGTTCATCATTTATTTGTGCGTGCAGGCTGGGACTGGGGTTGCCAAGACggcactgctagaaaatctctcattagtaccggtcgggaaccccTGGTTTGTATcggtttcccgaccggtaccgctcctccggtactaagtgcacgcgcacttagtaccggtcagctggCCGATACTAAACGGCCCGTTTAGTACcgattggtaacaccaaccggtactaaactgctggccacgccagcagctaggccgagcagtttagtaccggttggtaataccaaccagtactaaacgattttttttctttttgatgctttatattttttctcttttcctttcaatttcaattaattagtattagtagtcgtactcgtagcggtttgtgtattcgtactcgtacttgtatctagaattcgtatttgtatatggagcaaagcaaataaaaaaaatttatatacatacatggataaaagaaatattagaaattatatacatacatggataaaagacaataatatttacatgtatgaattctcataattctaatcatctgcatcgtcatcggcaccggcatcATTCTTGCGGCGTTTGTTGAGTTTATCAGCTCGAGCCACATCTATccttggatcggaatgaaattcaccttttggatttatcacctcatccaacaggaatccacagagtgcttcttgaattgccctgattctttccggttcaatgaggttctctttcagtctccaaatctgtcaacaacaaatatacaccaatagtttaatttagtacctgcatggaattagatacaagaaattgttactaatgttatacgtacttcgaagttttcttgtgtcaccctcttggtatctctgcaaaaaaagtgcatgtgctcacatacgtagtatccgcagaggttggttccttgtTTTTGTCTCAaatactatatacatatatacatgttatgaaatattcatgctgtttgaataaatgaaagtagatgtgcg
The Panicum virgatum strain AP13 chromosome 6N, P.virgatum_v5, whole genome shotgun sequence genome window above contains:
- the LOC120678795 gene encoding uncharacterized protein LOC120678795 isoform X1, whose translation is MKPMSGCSQFMCSFVDKTEKCYNQNMSPAIPKDKWRKGSQDVEAIIHCAEWLSLETKESGLSHIIRKSPGSCSLMKALDMKMMAAQLTTKPRVEYGSFGKASSSVMCLFL
- the LOC120678795 gene encoding uncharacterized protein LOC120678795 isoform X2; amino-acid sequence: MKPMSGCSQFMCSFVDKTEKCYNQNMSPAIPKDKWRKGSQDVEAIIHCAEWLSLETKESDVAGSCSLMKALDMKMMAAQLTTKPRVEYGSFGKASSSVMCLFL